tcacggtccatcgcatctccaatactagaaaacttggtgataaggctaatcCTCTTGGCACAATgcgccattacagatgtgcccacctgcatcttgcatctatataactgctttgttatttcgaagcgttcgcaccgagtttgattcacaaataactcttttaggtgcttggCCATGGAATGGGCATCCATATCtgcatgttgcctttgtaattccggtgtcatagatgcaagtatgatgtctcccgcttgatcgtcatcagccttatgcttcaagtaagcataaaattcttggtagggagcaccatccattgggtaagggggtatcgatgtatcaagtacataccctttcttctcgaacttcaaaacaattttgaggttacgaaaccagtcggtgaagtttgaaccgttcaacttgttatcggtaagaatgttttgcagattggtgttagtcatgattttaagagtgtttaattaaacctgagagtgagaaagagtaaacgtatgttattcatttgctttaaagtatatcaatctaaaattataggcattttagtttattttagattgctcccactattttgccaaattaatagccctccatattaattcgaagaatttcacaaatcctttagtgagctaggatcctaactcctgagatttcgccttgagtttgttcaacaagctagtctcattcattaggtagattcatgtaatcaatcacatctttaatgtgattcctaggttattgggttactaaccacattagtaactaatatgctattcacattaatctcaaccatattgcccattagtttatgacaacatgagtttgctcatccaattatcataatctaatttaagtattaccccatattcatgaaaatgattttcgataattcaggtgttaccgtaagaccccgagcttgagtttgctcaacaacccaaaggcccccagtactgccggctaaattataatattagggaggggcaaccgattttaataacttgcttatttacttaacttttaatgatggattttattttaggtctcataatctaacttagtcttgatttgctttagcatacatcagacacatacattggcgttatggacatattatctaaattattccgtcgagccagagacggaataaaaggccaaacctagggaaatactaactattacatatttctctttaggtcctccgtcttctccatggcgccttgaaattacatattaatttctattctactaaagaaaacttcaattgaattgaagggaattagatgagaggagaaattacaatagatagtagaaaggcaggacttgCAGGCCCTAttttaaaaataccaaaagactaaaagagggtccaaatatgtccataactccaaacatgcatagactcaattaaataaatttaattggttgattacataagtattttatgtaatatttaggttaatcacattaactcatcaaattaactttcatccaattttacttctaacagtttcATATCttctatacaaaactttaattatgcacgtcccaattattttgatttcaattcatttaatattttgatttacaaataggtagaacaaacttttaaataaattttcattcgataatcaaaacagaaaactattaatttctgaagcatatatatatatatatattcaaaactgattttaaacgatttaaaaacaagtgggtctcgggccgggcccgaggttgggctgctgccgtttggcagcagccctaggcgtctgatccgccgctgccttgcggtagcggcggccaggcgccgcgCGGGGTTGCTGCtgcgcggcagcaaccgcgcgacccgagctgctgtaattttttttatataattacgaatatatatatatatatatatatatatatatcagttttaaaacggttttaaaacgattttcagaaactaggaaaaactattatagattttccgttttatcttttagaataaataaaactgattttatcaatctaaccataaaactaacaGATTTTAtcataatgattatcaaccaaaattattaggaacatgtgcataatttattttaattaataattaattaaaacttatttatcttttagaattaattaatcaaaacagttttgttaattaacctaactataaatatttattcaacctgattgaaaaacttctaaattttcatatatgaaataacggatttaacgcaggctctgataccactgaaggaaaataggctaacgtatagcagcggaaatataaaaattttaacctatttccattaaccctaagatccgttaatcgttatttcatataaagagggataaaaaaaatacctttcagaagttctatctaccgttgcaaacgaagtgcccacaactcttacttcgagttcccgagcacaaaacaaaacaatggaagatcaagttagaatcaaccgtttaaaacaaccaaagtagattgtctctaattaatcaacacaagatcaaggataaagagaaagagatgaaaatcaattgaacggaaggaagcggtggaaaatctcgtcctcgagctaggggtcgaaattctctctctattttcttagggttggattttgaaaatcctatagggggtatttataatctttcttgtatctaatccttagttagatagaataaGGTTATtaaataagaattcaattcggaatagaattcttaattattatctattaatatatctaaatataaaagataatgataataatcttattggataataataggagtaatataatctaattaaaactcctaatttatttatcctttaattaatttaattcataatcctaatctaattaggattaataaaatcaaactaattatttatgcaTCACCAtgcataaaatcgcccccccttgagtaattgggccttattgggctcaattgggcttccgttaattaattaacatatgtctctcttttgggttccaagtcttatgtgtgacccattaggttcttattgcttctagccgtatgcaactattaaattaattttcaaagaattatatttaatcttttgcataacggaatgatgtacaaagtatgtgattagcaagtccgtaatcattcccccagagctataagaagacaggttgattctatcgttgacctttccgtattagttacggtataattcgatcctttatcaactacgtccttgaactgaatcttatgactatgggtaatgtcaagtcacatatagcgagacgttcgttttacttgttctggccgagtcaactccaattagataggttaagagaaatccgtatttcaatcttaagctatcaccttgcaaggatttagagtcaagtcttccacaagcgatccatggacatatctcccatttatcgggagtgataaatgctcaatccaatgtataacgatcccgtaatcacttcctgtgatactcaacgtctgctgttcacaccccagagtcatctctgttaaggatcgtgttacaacaggatcaaagcgtcacattcagtaatccagaatgaccaattaacattcctttgagtctgatgattatttatacctattaataccaatgagatgaacatgtgacaaggatgaatctacccatcctgttatcttaagtcgggtccccaatcctaatgaactacttttcatcggatccatgtaactgtccagatatctatatatatgaagcttatgagatcagctctctgtcggacagaagacattgttacatgcaagtctcaaaagtgatatgtcaatcctgaacatattacttgacttggggtgattttaagtttattagtttattacaaagtttcgtctcacttcatgcttgtatgaacactttacaatcactttaaacaaacttacgaatttccttttattagactttatttagttcttaaaagggaattgcctttatatagttataaaacatatatctcattaaaacaaatgatataaagaacacttcatttacattaagtttgtatcctagaacaattgtcttataggacactaaaccccaacactttCATCATGATCACACACATATTAAGTACGATGTGATCATCTAAGTATGCGATATTTAATGAGAAGGAGCAAAATAATGCAGAAATCGAAAAGCTTTCTAGAAAAGCCTAAAAGGTGTTTTCTCCTCATTAACCAAAAAAGGGGCTTCTAATAACAACCTCATTTGATAAAGTTGTTCTCGGATTTGGACTTAAGGCCCATAAGGTGGCTACCAATAGAGCTTTCCAAATACAGTTCTAGAAAGGAAAAAACCCATCCCTCGATAAAATATGGGGAGCGTCTTCCTCGTTCAAAATATCAAAAGGCCTTCATGCATAAAGGTTTGTTTTGGAAATCACAAATGTTCCAATAACAGCTTGACAAGTGTAAATATACTAATAGATAACAATTACAAAAAGGCTATGCTGTCTATACATACGGAGAGCATAGAGATCACAAAGGTATGCCTCCAATCCTAGCATCTGCCTTTTACTTTACTCTCTATATTTGAGTATTGTCCTGACTTGAGCGTCAAAGTGCTTACACCGGTGATCCAATAACTCCTCTTTTTTTACAGATTACTTAGAGTTCAAATGAAGGGTTGAGGCTATTTCATTCAAACCCATTCTTAAAATTCTATTATACTTCAACTGATTCAGCCTAGAAGGAACAGACCAGATAAACGAGTGAGATTACGATGGAAGGAATATAGCAAGAGGGAAATATTTTCATGTGTTCACATATTCAAGTTTCTATGATTTATCACCCAGGTAACTATGCACATGTGCGTAATtgtgaaaatagaaaaatgtaGAGGTCAAAGGGAATATAATGGATGCGAAATGAAATCTAGGATAAAATATACAACCTTTTACGATACATGTTTAATCAAAATCTTTGACGAGTGTATAGTACTAGATTCGATATCGAGAAGCTATATGTCTCCATCGCATGTATTTGAAGCTCTCGACAGTATGCCTACTGCACAAACTATTTGCAAGTATGAATGAGACGAGATAAGAAATATGTTCTGTTTCATGCGAGTGAAAGATGTTGTAAATAAATATTTGTGTCAAATATTATCCGTCCATAACTTGGATGGATCAGATTAGCGTTATATGGGTAATTAAAGTTTGACGTAATTACATGGTATATATAGTCACGCACACCCAATGTAACCCTAAATCTAACATAATTGAAAAAGGAGAAGCTAATTGTAGCCTCTCTTCCACCTCTTTGGACGTTGTTCCCCTCTATCTCTCTTAATAGAATTGCACTTAGTTCGCGATTatcatttctcatcccaaataAGTTCGGCGTAGCAGACTGGCAATTGTGTAAGTGGTAATACAAATCATGGTTCGATTTTTTTCCGCCGTAACAACTCAACGGTAATGTATAtagttttaatataattttttcaatataattttattcaaggATCATTTTATAGTTATACTTTTCTGCGTACATTAATACTTATACTCCATAACTTTAGTTTAAACAACGAGTTAACCTTCAACCAACCTTAATtagtaattttttattatagttTATTTTGAagaataaagggaaaattataaaattggatcaaatgggagatccatttatatatttaacccatttactcaacctactacatatgtAGATAtttttttgtgtgacttttccaaaataccccaACATTTCATCTTCCCCCTTCCCCTTTCTCTTCCTTGGCGCACGACGGTTTCTCTTCCCTAAGAGATCcccagacctttgatcttcatctcttcctttatattgcgaaatctgcacaattttcttcatcatcttgtctttctcttcttcctctctccatctcttgattcttcatcttcctattgcTAGAAGATTAAGCCATGGTTCTTTATCTTCGTGTTTCTGCTcgtctcttggtttctttcttcttatgCGGATCGAAGAAATCGTTATTCTATGTCATTATCATCGTTTTTTTTGcgtttatcatatggttattgaCGATTTTAATGCTAAAATGCGGAAAAAATATAAGTAATATACtgttttctctttattttttccaaaaaatcaTTTCGCGTAATCTGGTTTCTCGAAGGTCTGCGAGGAGAAAGAGCTTGAAATGGACGATTTTACTTTGCGAAAACGGATTACACGAAGTTTGCGAagagaaaagttcatgatttttcccttcgcagacttcgcgtaatCTGTTTTCGCAAAGTAAAATCGTCACATTTCTCCTTGCAGACTTCCCGAAATCCTcttttcgcgaagccaaatcgtcatttttctttctaacacgattaaatttttctaaaggtggttgaatacataacatccatTTCAAGAAGGCGGTGTACTGAGATGCAAAGGAGAAATTTTTCTTGAATTCTCTTCTGATACATGGAGAAATTTCCATCAAGATTGGTCATattgactttgaaatgatttgaatgttgttattgtggcaatcttgttgtaaattttgataatcataacatgttgttattgtggcaatcttgttgtaaattttgataatgttatgattttagtgttgttattgtgacaatcttattgtaaattttgataatgttatgattttaatgttagaatcccttattgttatgcatttttttgttatatatcacTTCGCAGATTTCACAATATGCGAAGTCTATGAAGATAAAAATGCTTAAAAACACGTCTTTTATCTTTGCAGACTTCACATATTACGAAATCTGCTTATTAAAATCATCTACTGAACCAAACATTATCTTCGCAGACTTCACATATTGCGAATCTGCAAAGTCAGACGCGAGGGAGAAAgacgaaaaactaaaaaatttctaagtgttatatatatgttaagGGTACTTTgaaaaagtcacaaaaaaaTCTAGATATTTAGTAGGTtaaataaatgagttaaatataaaTGGGTCTTCCATTTTAcccaatttttgtaattttctcaaaaataaaaaataactatttacaaaaataaaaaataactatgATTAACAATAATGTAAATAATttgccatttttttttgtatgatattttttttttaaagaaaacaaaaatgaaaagagagaagaagaaaacttTATTGAAAAATGACTGTTAGAGGATGAAAGCAGAGAAACATGAAAATGGTGAAAAGggaagcccgtgaaacagaaacagtGATCTCTCCCTTTCTCTACCTTCCTTTAAATCAAAGGAACACATACATCCATAGATTTACATATATTTACACTCCCTTATTTGTATaaatctctctttctctctctctctctctcccaaTAATTTGAACAAAACCTCACTCCTTTATTTATTGCACCCCCTTTGAATTCATTGATACGTTTACCACCGTTTTTTTTTCGCCTATCACAACTCCTTCAGGCCGTCTGATTTCATGACTCCCACATTGAAATGTCGCCGCCGGCGTTCCTAGGCACCGGAGCTTCGGTTCAGAGCCCTAATCTCAACGGTCAGATTTCTCATCCTATTTTGTCATCTTTTGTTGCGTCTTGTTCTAGTTCAGTTTCCCAATCGGGATCAAACGGGATGAACCCATCGACTTTTGGTGATCTAAGTTCTGGATTTTCAAATTCGAGTGGAAATGCTCAGAATTTGAACTTTAACGCGCCTTCTAATCAGCGATCATCAGGAAAGCCTCTCTCGAGGCCGAGAATGGTCAAAGTGAGAAGGCAATCGAACTCTCAGATTTCGAAACCTGCAGCTGAAGCCTGGGAAGGTCCCGGGTTTAATCCCTTCCGCACAGTTTCAGGGGCGGGTGAAGAGGATTTTTCGAGGTCCACTGAAATTGGGCTGGGTAGGGGTAGAAATGAGGCATCTCTTTTTGGAGAGAGTAGAAATCCTTTGTATGGGAATGTGGAGAATGAAGTCATTGATAGAATGAGGAATGTGAATATTGGGAGCCAAAATTTGTTCCTGAACGATAACTTGAagccaaacaaaagaaatgatTTCGTGTTTGGGGATGATCACAGTAGAAGTTCTACCATTGATGATAAAATGAAGAAGTTGGGCATTGATGGTGATGGGATTGCCAAGGTTGGTGATGAAAGGCCTAATGTTTCTAAATGTGGTCTGAAGGTTGAAGACAATATTGACACTATTACTAGGGAAAGTGTGAAATCAAGGCTACCTGATGAGTTGAAGTTGAAATTGAATATAAAAGAGACTGGAGTCTTTGATAGGGATCGTGAAATTTCCCGTGCTCATGATGTGAAAAAGTCTGGGTTTAAAACCGGTACAAAAGCTACAGATGCATTTGCTGAAAGCTTGGAAAATGCATTGCCTGATCATATTAGGAATTTGAACATCAAAGATTTTGTGGATGCTAACGACACCAATAATAAGAAGCACACAAAGAATAGTTCTGCTGGTGAAAGCAGGGAACACACTAGGCGTAATGTGGGTGAACAAAGAGAAAGTAGACTGTTGAGTGAGATGGAGCAGAAGTTGAAGATTGGAAGCTCAAGTGGCAGTCAAGGTCCTATAGATCAATCAAAAGTCAATACACGAGCACATGGAGCAGCTGGATCATCGTCTGCCTTCTCATTTAGTGGCTTGTCTGGTGGGCGTTCTTCCGAATTACCGCCAATGGGTGGTGTGGAAAAAAGAGAGgggtttgtttttacaagcaAGAAAGATGATGCTGGGTTACCATTTGTTGAATTTAAAACACCAACCTCTAAGGGAAACTTGTTCTCTGGCTTAAACCAGAAAGTAGAAATAAGTACTAAGTTGAAAGACTCAAAagtaaagaagaaaaagggaaaggTTAATCAACCAACCAAAGTCCATCTATGGCCTGgaaaagattttttttcaaaGGAAAGTGGTTCTCAAGAAATTCCTGAGGCTTTTGATTCTTACTCTCCAATGGATATTTCACCGTATCAGGAAACATTATCTGATACTCAATATTCCCGGGAAACTTCTGTGGCATCAGAGGAGTCTTTCAGTCTTGATAACCGATATCCCTCTACAGATTCCCAGCCAACTGTATTAAATGATGCCATTGATGAAGATTTGATTGTGGCAACAGAACAAATGGACATAAATAAGGATGTTCCGAAATTTGGAGAAATAAAACAGGAAGGTTCTGGTATTTGTTCTGACAAATGCATCAGTGCTGAAAACCCCCTAGAGGAGTCTGTATCTGGGGCTGAGACAGAAAGTTTTAAATCTGCAAATGAGGAAATAGATTATATCAATGATGGTGTAGTTAATTCAGCAGAAACTGAAGCCAGCTCAAGTACAAGCATCAAGAGGCAAAATAATGATATCACGAGGACACAATCTGGTTCCCCTGCAAGTGCAAGTTCAGAGGATATGGGTTTCACATTTGGTGCTGCTTCTTCATCTCAATCGTCACCCAGACGCTATTATAGAAAGAAAAGCTTAGCAAAAGTTGGTAATGATTCCTGTAGTTCCAGCCCAACTGCAAATCAGAAGTCTGCATCAGCTTCTTCACAGTTTACTCCATTCTCTGGTGCTTCATTGCATGTATCCCCTCTGGACTGCAAGAAAGTAGGTTCACCTACTCCAACACATATGGCTCAAGATAATTCTGGGGGACATACAGGACAGGATATCAAACAAAAGTCTGAAATGATTTCTGCTAAATCAATTGCAGCTCAAGAAGCATGTGAAAAGTGGCGATTAAGGTATTGATTTTGCAATTTAATTTCTCCTTATATATTGTAGACACTGTCCTTAGAATCTTACGATACGATtcgattcagctctatttcgagCGAGCCGAATCTATAGGGTGAATCTAAATTGTAACAGAATCTTACGATTCGCGATTTGAATCGTAtcgattcagctctatttcgagtcaggatcttcatcattgttcatcaAAAACTTCTACAACACTGACTACTAAATCCAGTATCCTCTAGTCCGAACTAGTTTCGTTCCATCATTATCATGTTGACAACAAGGCAAAAAAAGAGTCGGAAGCTCAAACTCTCCATCTCCACTAAGTTATTAAACAGAGTCCAATTtgtgaattagttttattaggatTGCATTTGCATTAGATTTGAATTGTTAGTACTTGGTTGATATGATTTCCTTTTTGACATTAAAATTGAATTTCTAGACTaatatttgaaaatattttgagttcaacatagtaaatatttattttttataatattatgaatCTGAACTGAACCTTAGGATTCGATTCACGAGTCACGATTCACAAATATGGATTTCGATTCACGAGTCGAATCTCAAATTGACAACTATGATTTTAGAATGTAAGATTCATAATATTTTTCTCATTATCTTGCCAATTTACATGTGGTCTTAGCGCTTCATATGATTATGTAGCTATTGTTTGTGTTCAGTATTCTGCGAGTtcattatattttcttttttagggGAAACCAATTATATACACAGGGGGATTTATCAAAAGCAGAAGATTGTTACACGCAAGGAATAAATTGTATTTCCAAAAATGAAACATCTAGAAGCACGCTCAGGGCTTTGATGTTGTGCTATAGCAATCGAGCGGCAACGCTTATGTCTCTTGGCAGAATGAGAGATGCACTAGTAGATTGTGAGATGGCTGCTGAAATTGATCCCTGTTTCCTCAGGGTCCAAGTTAGAGCTGCAaagtaagtttctgattgttCTTTCTTGTTCATTTCTGGATTGATCTAGGTCTACTTGTATATACTTTTGCGGCTTAATACATCTTTAGCCCCCTGTACTTGTCTAAAAAAGTCAACTGCCCCTGTAGTTTGAAAAATTTCTATTAattaaccccctgaacttgcttaaagtgaccaATTGCTTCTTGGAA
The DNA window shown above is from Euphorbia lathyris chromosome 1, ddEupLath1.1, whole genome shotgun sequence and carries:
- the LOC136223374 gene encoding uncharacterized protein isoform X1, which gives rise to MSPPAFLGTGASVQSPNLNGQISHPILSSFVASCSSSVSQSGSNGMNPSTFGDLSSGFSNSSGNAQNLNFNAPSNQRSSGKPLSRPRMVKVRRQSNSQISKPAAEAWEGPGFNPFRTVSGAGEEDFSRSTEIGLGRGRNEASLFGESRNPLYGNVENEVIDRMRNVNIGSQNLFLNDNLKPNKRNDFVFGDDHSRSSTIDDKMKKLGIDGDGIAKVGDERPNVSKCGLKVEDNIDTITRESVKSRLPDELKLKLNIKETGVFDRDREISRAHDVKKSGFKTGTKATDAFAESLENALPDHIRNLNIKDFVDANDTNNKKHTKNSSAGESREHTRRNVGEQRESRLLSEMEQKLKIGSSSGSQGPIDQSKVNTRAHGAAGSSSAFSFSGLSGGRSSELPPMGGVEKREGFVFTSKKDDAGLPFVEFKTPTSKGNLFSGLNQKVEISTKLKDSKVKKKKGKVNQPTKVHLWPGKDFFSKESGSQEIPEAFDSYSPMDISPYQETLSDTQYSRETSVASEESFSLDNRYPSTDSQPTVLNDAIDEDLIVATEQMDINKDVPKFGEIKQEGSGICSDKCISAENPLEESVSGAETESFKSANEEIDYINDGVVNSAETEASSSTSIKRQNNDITRTQSGSPASASSEDMGFTFGAASSSQSSPRRYYRKKSLAKVGNDSCSSSPTANQKSASASSQFTPFSGASLHVSPLDCKKVGSPTPTHMAQDNSGGHTGQDIKQKSEMISAKSIAAQEACEKWRLRGNQLYTQGDLSKAEDCYTQGINCISKNETSRSTLRALMLCYSNRAATLMSLGRMRDALVDCEMAAEIDPCFLRVQVRAANCYLALGEVEEASRFFKKCLQLGNDICVDRKIAVEASEGLQKALKVTECLQHYDELLHTKTFKDAESVLEIVSVALIISPYADKLIEMKAMALFLLQKFEEVIQLCEQTFDSAIKNSLPLNSDYESADMDSAELTVNCSFCLWRCCLTLKSYFYLGRLEEAIGSLEKKRKLIAKSFLSRNDNKMMDSLASLASSIQELLRHKVAGNEAFQAGKHSEAIEHYTAALSNVESRPFAAICFCNRAAAYKALNQVTDAIADCSLAIALDESYLKATSRRATLYEMIRDYGQAASDLRRLVGILTEQVDEKINQTGSSDRSGNLANDLRQARMRLSTIEEEARKDIPLDMYLILGVEPSASASEIKKAYRKAALRHHPDKAGQSLARSENGDDRLSKEIGEEIHKHADRLFKMIGEAYAVLSDPTKRKQYDLDEEIMRNVQKKHTGNTYRSYADAQNYQYDRTSPRARRQWRDVWRAYGR
- the LOC136223374 gene encoding uncharacterized protein isoform X2, with amino-acid sequence MSPPAFLGTGASVQSPNLNGQISHPILSSFVASCSSSVSQSGSNGMNPSTFGDLSSGFSNSSGNAQNLNFNAPSNQRSSGKPLSRPRMVKVRRQSNSQISKPAAEAWEGPGFNPFRTVSGAGEEDFSRSTEIGLGRGRNEASLFGESRNPLYGNVENEVIDRMRNVNIGSQNLFLNDNLKPNKRNDFVFGDDHSRSSTIDDKMKKLGIDGDGIAKVGDERPNVSKCGLKVEDNIDTITRESVKSRLPDELKLKLNIKETGVFDRDREISRAHDVKKSGFKTGTKATDAFAESLENALPDHIRNLNIKDFVDANDTNNKKHTKNSSAGESREHTRRNVGEQRESRLLSEMEQKLKIGSSSGSQGPIDQSKVNTRAHGAAGSSSAFSFSGLSGGRSSELPPMGGVEKREGFVFTSKKDDAGLPFVEFKTPTSKGNLFSGLNQKVEISTKLKDSKVKKKKGKVNQPTKVHLWPGKDFFSKESGSQEIPEAFDSYSPMDISPYQETLSDTQYSRETSVASEESFSLDNRYPSTDSQPTVLNDAIDEDLIVATEQMDINKDVPKFGEIKQEGSGICSDKCISAENPLEESVSGAETESFKSANEEIDYINDGVVNSAETEASSSTSIKRQNNDITRTQSGSPASASSEDMGFTFGAASSSQSSPRRYYRKKSLAKVGNDSCSSSPTANQKSASASSQFTPFSGASLHVSPLDCKKVGSPTPTHMAQDNSGGHTGQDIKQKSEMISAKSIAAQEACEKWRLRGNQLYTQGDLSKAEDCYTQGINCISKNETSRSTLRALMLCYSNRAATLMSLGRMRDALVDCEMAAEIDPCFLRVQVRAANCYLALGEVEEASRFFKKCLQLGNDICVDRKIAVEASEGLQKALKVTECLQHYDELLHTKTFKDAESVLEIVSVALIISPYADKLIEMKAMALFLLQKFEEVIQLCEQTFDSAIKNSLPLNSDYESADMDSAELTVNCSFCLWRCCLTLKSYFYLGRLEEAIGSLEKKRKLIAKSFLSRNDNKMMDSLASLASSIQELLRHKVAGNEAFQAGKHSEAIEHYTAALSNVESRPFAAICFCNRAAAYKALNQVTDAIADCSLAIALDESYLKAANYKIYIEAYVYSY